The genome window TGGGGTAGCCAAGCGTCTGACATGAACTAATTAAGTTGCGCAGCTCGGCTTAGATTTATTGCCATCCAGGCGATCCGCCAGATACATGCGATCCGCCGGATACTTTCCAAATGCCACAAAGTCCATCTGTCAGCGCCGCCATTAAAACAGCGGCTAGCGCAAATGTCAAACGCATAAACTTAACGTTTTTCGATAAGGGGCAGTaagccaaaaaacaaaacatttcaAATTTGCTAATCAGTTTGTGGAGCGACTGCCATTTCAGATCGATGACTAGGCTCAGATCCGATTTCAGTGGCTACCCAAAACCATGATATGGGCCTTTTGCTCTTCGACTTTGGTGACTTGTTGTCAAGCTGAAAAGCTGCACagactatatatatatatatttcttattcATCAGTCCAGATGCTATTCGCATGGACAATGGGATGGTTTAAAAAAGGTTTTTCGAGATTTCTTGGTATATTAATCTATACCgcatattaaaatattttgaataattaaGCTCAACAATAATGTTTTAAAAagacatttgtttttttgtgtCCATTTTTTGTTCACAAATACCTCTATTACTCCCATTGTGCGCATTTAAGAtcattttattataaaattaattcattCGCTGAACAAAGACACCGCCACACGACTCTGCTCATTCATTGTCATACACAGTTTCTTTGAGTTTTTTGACTTTGGTTGTTgcggattttttttttaatttgattaggATACTGCCACCGAAGATTGCCACTTTAATTTGGGTTAAGCGATATTCAAGTTTTATAACAGACTAGAATCTACTCGTATGTTTTTTCCATACTTAATGATATGAGGGTGTTCATTGCTCGTTAAACTTTCGCTTTCgtttaaaacaatttatacTTTGATTTGATATTGCGTTcgattatatatgtatatatttacttattaTGGCCCTTTTGGGGAGTTAAGCGCACCGGGCAGAAACCACAAaagatttcattatttttttatgccCCTCATAATTTGTTGAATTGTGGAGGCTTATAAATGACAGATGAGCCGATGGCCTGAGGTCGTAAAAACAGATACTTTTATAATTTTGGCCCTACGAATCATAGGTGTTATTTGTATACTCCATCTACATAtttggtatttatttttcccTCGCTATTTTTATAACTTTCGGCATGTGTCAAGACACGCTTCCCATTTTTGGGGGGGTTTTTATCTTTTTTGTCTTGCCGGTGATTTTGTGGTCGTTGAGGCTGGAACTTTTGTTGCCCTTACAGAATTCCTCATAAATTCTActtctgaaaaaaaaaaaacataaacaacacCTTGAGACCGAATCTGCGGCTGGCTTGGCACACATTTCGCCTGTTGTGGCACATATACTTTTAATGCAGCGTCGTATTTGGGTGAAAGGCATTAAACCGGCGATGGCAAAGGTTTAAATTCATTTCTTTATCTGCTGAAGGATGATGAAAACCCGAAGAATTTTGCTGATTTTTATATTACACATATAATATTGGATTTCTCTGATTCATCGGATTGCGTTGGCCTCTTGTTTTTATAACTTTATAGCTCAGCTGGCATGCAAATGTCGGACTTTACGATCTGAAGGGCTCCATAACTGTTTGGTATGGTTTAGGTTTTTCAAAGCGAATATAAGAAAACTCATCTCAAAGTCAACGCATTGCATAACATTGCTGGCAGTTTGGACAGAAGGACGCAAAAGCAATTAACATGTTGATGGGACAGAATTTTGTGTTGCCTCTGGTGTCGCCAATTGGATTTGTTGCCGCTCTTcctgctgtttttgttgtttatggTAATTAAAACGGGGTGCACTTAAATGTTGCATAAAAAATGCCGCTGCGTAGGCTTGCCTGGCTGAACACGTGCCAAAAAGACAGAAGTCGAGTGGAAGTGCAGCGGCAACGTCACTCAGCCGCCGCGTCGCCCTGCGCGTATCTCATAGATACGTAGATGCACAGATACACGGATACCATTTGCCGGCGAAGTTAGTGCGtgattattttcaaattcgaCACAGTTTTCTGAGcgaattgtttttgttgcccattttatttttaaacaatttgccTGTCCGCCACTCTTGAAGGGGCTTTCCCTCTCACTCTCTCTTCGTTTGGGAAAGTCATTTTCGATGTTTTCACCGAGTTTTTCCTTTGCGTAACTGCTCCCTTTGGGCAGTTTTTATGTAACCTCTTGCCGATCACTTGTCGCCCATATAGATACAATTGTATCTGTGGCCCGTTGATAGACCGTTGGCTAAAATTAAACTGTGCCACTTTGCCGTTGTTCCTTTTATATAGGCGAACGCTaattaaaatgtcaaaaaatgCGTTAAAAGCGCTTAGCTGAAGAATTTATGTACAATTTGGCTTAATCCAAATTTGTGTTGCAAATGCTTGCTGTGGAATTTTCAAAGCCAATTCCCGAAGGCCATAAATTTAAGGCTGAGCCAGTGAGTGTCACGTGTTGGGATAGTTTACGATGAAGATAATCTATTAGTTAATGACTTATACTCTGTCAATCATAATCATAATGTTCCTACAACATTTTTTTCATTGCAGCTCGTCAACTATGTTAGCCAACCGAAATTTGGCCGCATAAACAAGCTGAGATTGCTTCATTCCTCGCTCCCCAACTAAACCGCGGGAATTTCTGACATGACAAGAAAGTCATTGGCGTTGATAAGATGCATTATCAGCGGGGAAGACGAAGATGAAGAtccgcaacagcaacagcagcaattgAAAAGTGTTGAACAAGTCTACGATATGATAACCTAATTTCCTGCCAGGAAAGAGGCGAAAAGATTTTAACGAAAAATTAAACGGGctcagagagagagagagagatactTGCAAAGCGAAGCCAAGTCagtgaaaagaaaaaaaaaaacgtaatcGAAACGAAAGTAAGAAAAGATATCTGAAAACGGGGCGTACATATGTTTCAACGACACCCGAGGGCGTGGCGCACGCCCAATAAACTGGCAAACAATCTATAAACAACTGCGAGACTACACAGCGATTTATACAGAAATTATAAACATTCGGACTCAGATTCCGAACCGGGCTCGAGAAACCCCTGTGAACCAAAGTGGTGATCTTTGATGCGAAGAAACCTGCGCTTGGACTGGAGGGCCCTGGCGCTGCTGGGCGCCCTCCTCTCGTTCATCATCGCCTGGCGGGGCCTTGTATCTGCGATGCCCCTCATGGCCATGGACAACAACCTGACAGACTCATCCGGATCCACATACACATCCACATCAAAATACAACAGCACGAACAATAGTAATCTGTTTAGTAATAGTTATCTACAAAGTGATCATAGTCGTAGTAGTTTAGTGCCGAGCGCAGTGAGTGAACGTAGTGTAAATCAACCCACAAATCAAAGTATTAATGCTGAATTTAATCAGAGCTTAAGCACGCATCCAACTGCCATAACAAGCACACCGCAAACCCAAACTCAAACCCAAATCCAATCCCAATACCCATCCCAGGCGGAGGATTCCGATCAGCTGGAGGAGCCGCTGGGATTCGTCATCTCAGCGATGCCGAACGAGCATCTGGCGGTCCTGTCGCGTACCGAACGCAGCATTCGTCAccagaatcagcagcagcagaagaagcaccatcatcatcaccagcaacagcagcagcagccaatGTCGCCCGCTGACAATAATTTCATTGGTTCGAAATCGAAAAGACTGAGCAACCCTAGAAGTAGTCTTAACATAAATAGCAGTAGCAGTAACACGCCCATCAGCAATCTGGACCGTAACGAACGCTCCACGGTGCCACAGTCCCACTTGGCGTGGACTTCGCGCAAGATCCAGCTGTACATCAAAAATCGCATCCTTCAGATATTGCGGGATGGCGTTGTCAACGGAACCCAGGACGAGAATAGTGAATTCAGTAAGTAGAAAAGCCAATTTATATATAACTTCAATAATTACTTGAATTATGAATTCGTTAGGTGACGAATTCTTTACTTAAGTGcatatgtttttcataatatatGACGTTCTGATTAAGAAGAACAATATAGCTTGCACTTCAAAACAGTACTCATATAAACTCTAGATAGCTAACAAATTTGTTCTTCTAAACTGGAAGGAGCTAACCAATAGAATAGTTTCTATCTTCTCCAGATTTGGTTGCTAAAGATCTTTTATTTGATGAACTTCAAAGTGGACGCCAACCAACCTCCCACCCTCCCCATTACTCATCATTTATTTCGGTTTGAATATGTTTTATGTTCAATTTCTTTGGGGGTTcctttgtttggttttttgtttcgAAGCTCGAACCACCCATTCCACTTGGACTGCATGAACAACCAAATAAACTAATGCCAATGGCCATATGAAATATTTAGAATATCAGAAATAATACAAGCCCACACTCGTCAGCCGAGGGATGTATATGTGTAAACACATCCGATCGTAGTCGATGTGCCCCACCCACATATGTGGAGCGCCCACAAGTTGAAAGTTCTCATAAAAGCTGCGTAACACGCACTGAGATCCGCCAAAGAAATCGTATTTTCCGCGCCTCTCGTCTGTTTATGTTGAGCATCATTAAGTTAGACACTTGATTTGGCAATGCCTGTGGCCCCCGGCTCTGTATTATTTGGCATATAAATTCTTTAGTGGGCTAAGGGCATAAATCTTGCCTTAATTAACCGCTCGCCCTGATTAGCCGGGCTCCCTGTGGGAAGTGAGTCAGTTTTTAGTCTGATGAAGATGATCATGAGATCAGCGCCTCCGGTACACAGCATTTGCATAACTTTTGGGCCGCCAGTCGAATTAATTTACAGCTTCATTTTCATTGACTTCCCTCCAGTTGGCCAGCAATTTGCAGCACTGATAAACCAACCGAAAAACTTGTTGTACAACCTGATTCCGGTTTTCCGCTTATCGGAGCGAAGGCATCATCGCCATTGAGGAACATCATCGTGAGCTTCCAAGATGCCGCATAGATAGCGGGGATTTTGTTTCGCCGGGGtacaaatttttttaattcacCACCGCGCTTGTACTTTACATATCTGGCGGTACCTGCCTCAGGtgttaatttgattttgaaCTCGATCAGGCGGCGATAATGCGAGTGGAGTGCGATAAGATTGAAATTGCCGTCTTTGGGAGCTTTTCAGAGATTGTGGGAGTTGTTAGGGTTGGGAATGATTTTTATGGTCAAGCAGCATGGGGAAATGCTGGAAGGTTTCTCCTCTAGTCGTTGTGGGTGCTCTCACCCTCGAACTTGGGACTTTCACAAGCCAAATCAGTGGCAACTAACCAAGCAATTTGTGTTTATTAGTGACTGAGTGAGTCTTTTATGGGCTGTAAATTGTACAAAGTGCTCCGAAAATCACGTCTCCGGATATTGTGCTGAACTTCGGTTGCTGGAGTAGTAAAGCTTTATAGCCCAGAATAAACTTCTTTCGCACTTGAGATTGTGTGATGGTGACACCATGAACGTACAGCAATAAGTATCTTTAAAATTACGTCTAatgattaaattttatgttgaCTGAAAAGTATAGGAAATGAAGCTGCAAGAAGAATAATTTCATAGTAgctttaaatataatattttaaaattaatattaatcgCTGTAAAACGTAAAGCCGTCAGGCAGTGGCAACTGCTCCGAATTAAAGCTGtccaaacaaaatgaaaagtgCCAAATATTGTGCATTTTCCACTCTGTCAGCTGGCAACTTCAGCGGCACCTCGCGGGGCTCATCAACCAGTTGACCTCCAAAAGTCGGGTGAAGCTCAACgccagttgcagttgctgctcaCAAATTGCAGCAGCGGATAACGGTGTCCGAGCCTGAACTCAACCCCAACCCGAGTCCGAGTCCGAGTCCAggtccaagtccaagtccgGGGTTCGgtggaaaaaaaaacctttgCACGGGGGGCGTGCATACCATATTTTCGAGATGATATATGGAGAGTACTTGGGCCGGCGGCCAGGCGGCAATTATGCGACTGATTTAGTGCGTGGACCGAGGTGTGAAGTTGAGTGAAGCCCAAGTCGTCCCGAGATCCCAGAAGACACAACTGGAGTCGGTGGATGCTAAAAGCTTCCGACAGCATCTCTTTTGATAACTTAATTTACGGCACGTCTTTCGGTTGGCCGGTGAAGTTGATGAAGTTGCTCCGACAGTTTGGCCAACATTGCATCGATCCAACTGCAGTTACTTTCACTGTCACTTGCCTCTTGACTCCAGCGTGTTAATTgtctttataaataaaaaatcttctatactattatatattttttgaatttttttcgtGCAAACCTTTAGCTCTGTGGGGCGTTCTAGACTTGACACACAAAGTCATTGTCCCATGTTTAGTGCgtaaaaaaatcaacaaacgATGTCTTTGACGCGCTCTTTTTGTGGGAAAGTGAACTCGTTAAAATTGCTTACCCATCCATAACGAATTTCTCAATTAAAGATCGGTTTCCAACTTCtaagagttttttttttatggcgaGCCTAGAATTTTTTATGTAAATTTAGATAATTGCATCAATTTTAATCCCCCGAGATCATGATAAATAGATTCGGCACGGCAATCGGGCATGAAaagaaaaaaggaaatttCAACACAGTTAATTCCTAAGTATACCAAATGGCCGGACTATTATATCACTTTCGGCACATAATAcgataaattaattttacacaAACATTTCGCCCCTGGCTACGTCACGGATCCAA of Drosophila mauritiana strain mau12 chromosome 3R, ASM438214v1, whole genome shotgun sequence contains these proteins:
- the LOC117144167 gene encoding ras guanine nucleotide exchange factor Y isoform X5, which gives rise to MRRNLRLDWRALALLGALLSFIIAWRGLVSAMPLMAMDNNLTDSSGSTYTSTSKYNSTNNSNLFSNSYLQSDHSRSSLVPSAVSERSVNQPTNQSINAEFNQSLSTHPTAITSTPQTQTQTQIQSQYPSQAEDSDQLEEPLGFVISAMPNEHLAVLSRTERSIRHQNQQQQKKHHHHHQQQQQQPMSPADNNFIGSKSKRLSNPRSSLNINSSSSNTPISNLDRNERSTVPQSHLAWTSRKIQLYIKNRILQILRDGVVNGTQDENSEFTILQRSTVDVGRIKLQSVATCLYLCMDACGVPYGSPLVVAERLHRRLRLQREHGSSELQHILLHVPLSGEAGLLPGPEWQWTAPAHPDPGQPIAGQAEHLHERHHGDGAAGAGRAADRQEFWCQSRQARRAATL